The nucleotide sequence AATATTGCGGGCAACTTCAAGGTTAAAGTCATAGGCCGTTTGGGTGCGTTGGCCGTTGAAATCTGCCCCACTAATAAAGACAAACTCGCATTCGTCTGCGAGTTCTCGGTAGGTGGCAATGATGTGCTTCATCGCCTCTTCTTCTTTGCCCTTGGCGATCATGTCGTCAAGTTCTTCGTCGGTGTAGGCATGGCGGGTGCGATCAGCCAGGTTGTAGCGCTCTTGAACCAGCGCGGTTTGGCTGTCTTCTTGCTCACCAGCCACAGGACGGAAGTACCCGAGCTTATTCACCCGTGCGCTCAGGCCTTCCATAAGCCCGAGTGTGACCATTGTTTTACCCCCGATTGGGTGAAAACTCGCCAGGTACATGGATGGCGTGGACTGTGGATCAGACATTGGTTCCTCACAAAGGGGTTTCAGTACGGTTTTATCCAGCCTTGAACGTAATACCTCAGGGCAAAGATAGCTAATGTTCTTCAAGGAAAAGCCTCCCCATATAGGGTGTGCTTATGTCCCAAACCCAAGCCGCTCCCTCGGCCCGGCTCTCAATCGACCCCTTGAGTATTGGGGTGTTGTTAATGATGGTGCTCGGGCTTATCGTGCCGACAACACCAGCCGTTCGGGCGTTTTTAAACGAAGCCCAAGACTACGCGATCATGCTGTTGTTTCTTCTTTACGGTGCGCGTCTCCCTACAAACGAAGTCATCGATGGCCTGAAGAACTGGAAACTCCAAGGTTCTATTTTTTTGACGACCTTTGCAATTTTCCCACTCATCAGCTTGGTTCTCGCTCCACTTTTGCAGCCAATCCTCACCCCCTTGCTCGTAGCCGGTGTGGTCTATATCTGTGTGCTCCCTTCCACAATCCAATCCAGTGTTGCCCTTACCGGAGCAGCCAGAGGGAACGTTGCCGGGGCCATTTGTGCTGCCACCGTCTCCAATGTGGGCGGTATGTTCATTACCCCCTTCTTGGCGACAATATTGATAGGCGGTGACGGCACCGGCGTTGGTGCAGGGGTCACCGTTGATGGGTTCATCAATATTTTTAAAATCCTCCTGGCACCCTTCATCGTGGGCCAGCTCGCACGCCCGTGGGTAGGTGCTTACGTACAATCCAAAGCAAATATCACCAAACAGGTTGATCGTTCGGTGATCTGGCTCAATGTATTTGCTGCCGTCGCTATGGCAACAGCTGATGGGGTGTGGCATGACGTTGATG is from Stomatohabitans albus and encodes:
- a CDS encoding bile acid:sodium symporter family protein, coding for MSQTQAAPSARLSIDPLSIGVLLMMVLGLIVPTTPAVRAFLNEAQDYAIMLLFLLYGARLPTNEVIDGLKNWKLQGSIFLTTFAIFPLISLVLAPLLQPILTPLLVAGVVYICVLPSTIQSSVALTGAARGNVAGAICAATVSNVGGMFITPFLATILIGGDGTGVGAGVTVDGFINIFKILLAPFIVGQLARPWVGAYVQSKANITKQVDRSVIWLNVFAAVAMATADGVWHDVDASQLIIMGVVCVGLLATVLTITWTGGKLIGMNYGDRVALLMCGSKKSLSSGLPIAAAIFPASILGLMSVPLIVYHQIQLVVCALIAGKLAQAHPDGV